The Gasterosteus aculeatus chromosome 18, fGasAcu3.hap1.1, whole genome shotgun sequence genome segment TGTTACGCTACTATACTACTTCTTACTATAACTGTATAATAATTGTTCAAGATGTAGTTAGGTGTGCTGTtatgtaatatattataatgcatCATTGTTTTGCATAGTATTGAAAGGTGTGTGCAATATTTAGAGACATCCATACCTGATTTGATCTGGTCACAGACTGCATCACATTACTTCTGACTAACACGTTAGTTGTACCTTCTTTAAAGCTTTGTGCATCCATACCCGAGTCTGAAGATGTCAGCGAGCTTCAGAAATGCAGAGTTGATGAGGATGGGAAACGGGTACTTCTGGAAGAGTTTGGGGAAGCGCACCACCGCCTCACACTGCTCTCCCAGCTTAACCGACCGCAAGCCTGCAAATgaagcagctccactggtcacAACAAAGCAGGGAGACCTCGTGTAGACAGtaacatttaaaacaagcacacacacacacacacacacacacacacacacacacacacacacacacacacacacacacacggagaataaacaaaacacaggaGCACACTACAACCGATGCTAACTTGTTAGCAACCTAGCTAACGTTACGCACCTTTGTCCAGCTCCATGAGAGCGGAATTGGCGTCCAGCTCTTGTTCGCCATAACAAGCCTCCGACAAGAAAGAACGCGCAGTGGACAGCGACATGGTCGGTTAGTTGTGTTTTTCAccagaacaaaaaaacagccgTGACGGCGCCGAGGAGCCGTCAGCATTTCATGCACAAGCGGCGATTTAGACGCAGTCGAACCGGCTGTTACGGCAAAGGCGTTTCCGGTCtagttttagtttttcacaATAAAGCGCTCGTAAAATGTTACGGTTTTGAGGCCAACTTTGTCTTTCTTAAATGAAATCCATTTTGAATGAATACAATTTAAGTTCTTCTTGCAATAACTATCCAGTTATAATGCTGTAATAACACGAAACGTCTTAAACTACGTTTAAGCAGACTAAACATTCTGcttataaaataatatacaacATACTGCGTATTGTTTTAGCGAATAGTTGAACCCAAAAATGCCCACATCTGTGTAAAACAGGGATGCTTTCTGTCTCAGTAGGATCAGAGTCCTGGTCTATTCTTATCATAGACATCAACGTGATATAACATGCAATGTAATCAACACTTAAAACATGTGACATTAATACCTAAACATGTTATGAGCATGATGACGGCAAACATGAAATCCAAACAAAGGGCAACTGttatatgatttaaaaagtAGAAAACACTTTACTATTAAAACATATATTCAGAAAAGGTCGGCAATATaatgacacactgatccatTGGTAGCTGTGCTAAACTTCACAGGACACCAACCACAAAGGAAGCGGGTGTGACGTTGCTAAAGAAGCGGATGTGACGTTGTGAGGAAGTGGCTGTTTCAACCAATGGCAGCCGGGAGCGCCAGTTCAGCGGGGGATTCGGTGCCTGTGTGCAGAAGATCGGTTCGCGGGAAAGACGAGCAACAGCAACGGCGCGAAAATAGCCCAGCACCGGCTAATCCGACGAGCTTCTCCGTGCCATTGGAACATTTTTCACATCGCCCCCGTTGCAGCGCTCGGCCCCGGGATGCTTTTCCGCTCGATCGTAGACAGAGGAGCTGGCAGACGAAGGTTGAACGGTGAGATGGTTAGATGTGTTTGGGATTATTCGGGGAGGGGGGATTTTCGGTCTATAGTGCTGTCTAATATCAAACTAGTTTAACATCAGGGTTGATGTAACTTTACCTTAATGTTTTATTGGACTTTTGTAAAGTTGGATCTTTGGTGGTATTTCTGTTCCCAATGGCAGACTAATTCAGCGTTATCCAAAGTCCGAACTGACGTGGGGGTTACGAGCAAAAAGTAAACGTGGTGTGGTGTTAAATCGCGTAAAACGGTTGCTTTTCCAATGTGTGTGACATCAACATCACAAATATTGGTAGGCACATTTTACTACAGTAATGTGTAATGTAAAATCTGGGCCAAATCATATCCTAAAAAGATATCGAAGTTCAATCCACAAAATTGCGCTCTATTATGATTAAAAATTATGATTCCTAAAATCAGTTTGTAAATCCCAAAGGGTTATTCAAAACAGAACttggtaaaatgttttttaccaAGTTCCAATGAACACCAGCTAAGGATCGTACTGAGTTATTGCCCAGCCATTAAGTACCTATTAAACATAACGTATGAAATAATAAGGAACCACAGCCATGAAACATGTCCTAAAACTATAACCAATACTGATGATTCTTCTCTGACCTCCCCAGCCCTCCCTGTGGACCCCTGGCCCAGGTACCCTCTGAGCTCCCTACTGGGAGGCTTCGAGTGTGTCCGACACGATGAACACATCTCCTATGGAAGCCTGGGTGACTCCGTGCCGCCGTTTGGATTGGCTTTCTCCTCTGGTAACACACCCATCCATGATATATTATCCCCCGATGACACACAACAGAGCTACGAGCCGTTGCCATTTATCCGTCTTAACGGATGCATCTCTCTTCAGCAGGGAACATGCAGAACGTCCTCGCGGCAGCTAATGAAGAAGGCATTGTTAGGATCTACAACACGGAGAGCCGGGAAAAGCCACTTGTTAAAGGTACgtataaagatttttttttctctaaatatTTCTGTCGTTAGGAAAACGTCAGACTAAAGGTGGGTGAATGTTTGCAGAATGGCTGGCTCACGAGAACGCTGTCTTTGACATCGCCTGGGTGCCAGGGGAACCTCACTTGGTAAGTTCCAAATTCATGAATTCTGTGACATCTTTTGAATGCATTCTGCATCAATGCATCGTTACACAGATTATTTTGACTCATTCGTTGATGTCCTCCTTTTGTCATCTGCGGCATTGTTTGAGATGCGTTGTACGGGTCATGTCTCATCCTTAGGTGACTGCGGCTGGCGATCAGATGGCCAAGCTGTGGGATGTGAACTCAGGGGAGCTGTTGGGCACCTTCAAGGGTCACCTCTGTAGCCTCAAGTCTGTTGCATTCACACCCTGGGAGAAAGGTAAACAATCAGGTCACCAAATACTGTTTCTGGAGTATCTTGTTGCCTGTTTTCTCTCATACGACACAAGGAAACTCTAATTGTAGTATGACATTTGATTTTGATCACTCTCCCCTCGTTGCTTTTATATAACCAGTAATATTCGTAACTGCCAGGATGTAAAAAACAGACGTAATTGGATTAAAAAATCAAGAAAATGTCCGGTATGTTTTAGGTATTTAATGTTAAGTAGATGGATGCAAGTCATTGGGAAACTTTGtttgaatataatatattttgcattaatGATGCTTTGTTGTACACACGATGATGCTTTGTCTTCTATTGAACAGCTGTGTTCTGTACTGGGGCCAGAGATGGAAATATTATAGTCTGGGACACCAGGTGCAGCAAAAAAGGTATCAAATAGACATTTAAATTACAACGGTGTTGTGTATTGTCTGACCCCAATCTTAATTTCCAAACCGTTACATAAACAAGGCCTCGTTTGGAAAGTGCGTGAAGATTATTCAGGGGATCTCGTGTGTTTtgggtcctcctcctcctcagatggTTTCTACAGACCAGTGAAACAGATCAGCGGTGCTCATAACAAAGCGGTGACCAGCACTCCCGCCAAAACCAAGAAGAGGCGGAGCAGCACGCGTGGCATGGCTCCCAGTGTGGTGAGTTTCTCCCAACAGCTTTTAATGACGTGCACAGTTGAGCCGTTCAAAAGGGACGCCGATCGCTGAGcgtcctcctctctcttgcAGGGCACCCAGCAGAGTGTCACAGTGGTTCTGTTTCGGGATCAGAACACCCTCATCTCTTCTGGGGCTGTTGATGGGTAAGAAACGGCGTCAAGCCAGTATCCAAGACACCTTTTGAAAGCAAATAGAATCGCATGATTGAGTTTATTTTCTACTTCGTCGGAAACGCAGGGTGATCAAGATGTGGGATCTGAGGAAGAACTACACCGCACACCGACAGGAACCTGTTCCACTGCAGGCGTACCCGTACCCGGGTTCTTGCATGCGCATGCGTCTGGGTTAGTTTTGCACCAAAAGCTGCTTTCCGTGTTTACCCTGTTAGATCTGCAAATGAGCACGAATAGCTGAATGTGGTTTTGCACGTGTTGCAGGTTACTCTGGACTTGTCCTGGACTCCACGAGATCCAACGTCATAAGTAACTGCACTGATGATAATATCTACATGTTCAATGTCAGCGGGATGAAAACAACTCCAGGTAAACCACGACTGCAGATATTGTGTATCTGTACCgaaataaacattttacagtTAATTGATTACCATTGCATATCACTAGATGGGGCTGTAATCTTTGTTCTAGCCTTCATGTGGAGCCAAGGTTAAAGCAAGGCAAGACCGTTTGAGAGAGGGAACGTAGTGATGCAGGGATTCTGTCTAATATCTCTGAGTCAGAGCTTTCAATATGTGAAGTCCGGAGGGATGTGGAGCCCTAATCTAACTACTAATCAGCTCTGAATCAACTGGATATAGTCATTCTGTTCTTTCTGAACGTCAACCATTTGCATTTCATTGAGGCGCCTGTCATATATTGTAttatgttctttatttttttctgctctATTGCTTTCTGAATTTGTCTTAATGGATTTtcatattttggtttgtttgttttcatccacAGTGGCTGTCTTCAGCGGCCACGAGAACTCCTCATTTTATGTAAAGTCCAGTATTAGCCCAGACGACCAGTTCTTGGCCAGTGGTTCAAGTGACAATAACGCATACGTCTGGAAGGTACTGCCACTATTTTTAGTTGCCACAATACAATGTTTTAGCGTGTGTACGGTTTAAGGGGGATTGTAGACGTTTATTTTAGTAACTTGGAtctcatttttttccattttagaTCTCTGATCCGAAGCACCCTCCCGTGATGCTCCAAGGCCACAGCGAGGAAGTGACATCTGTTGCATGGTGCCCGACTGATTTTACCAAGGTAACCTGAGAAACCTTTTTATGTTCCTAGTTTTTCTACACGATTGTGAGGATCTTGTTTTCCCTGCTGTGATGCCGAGCGGTTCTGATAAGCAAGCAAGATGGATTAAATCTCTGCTCGGTTTGCAGATCGCTTCCTGTTCTGATGACCACACTGTACGGATCTGGAGGCTTCACCGGGAAATGGATGGAGCGCAATCTTCAGTGGGAGAGGCCAACCTTGTGGGTTGGGCACGTGGTCCTAAGTCTCCCTCAAGTAAGCATAAAAGCTTTCATGACCACTGtgtaactaatatatatattatatatatatgtatgtcttTCTATGAATGGTGTAGTATTGATATTGTTTCCTTACTGTAGCATGAAATGGGCAAATGTGGAGTCACTACTGTCCTGCCCAACGAATGCAAAATGTGTGTCATTCAAAGGTCTtctgctttttaatttttttttttaagggcctTCAATCAGAGCTGAAACAACTCCTGCCAAGATCCAGAGGACAGAGAGTCTTGGAGGCTTGGCGTCGCCCCAGCTTGCCGCCTGCGCTCCCAGTGGAGCTGCGTTACCTCTGCCCTCCAGCACCACCTCACCCGTCCCTTCACAGGAGGCTACGGCCGCTGCCGTTCGCCTGAGATCGCCATCTTCTATCCAGCAGTGGTTGTCCTCCCCTAGCCGCGGCTCCCCCGGTCAGGTCAGTCCTCTGGGCCGTAGGGTGCTGAGCCCGTTTCCCCAGAGCCCGGCGAGCGGCCCCTCTCCCACAGAACGACGGGCCAAACGCAGGCTGGAGACCGGCGACGGTGCATCTGCAGGCTGCGAGGGGGCAGAACAGTGCGGCTGTGTTACTGAACTCCACCCTGCGGCCAAGAGAAGCCGGGGCCTGTCGGGGGTCTGCTGCCCTGCTCAAGGGAGCCGCCCACAAACGGACTGTCACGCCGAGGACAACGTGGAAGCCTCGTCGAGACAGACGGGCAAGGAGAACTGCTCCCCCAGAGAACAGGACTGGTTGTCGGCGATGGGCCAAAAGATGAGGAAAGGTCAAGGAAGCCCTGGTGCTCCCAGAAGCCCCAGCTCCTCCAAGAAACAAGAAGGCAGGGCGCCAGCTTCCCCGGTAAGCACCCAAATGTCTGCTGCAGAAGTTTTTACCTTGTGTCCGTCGTTAGTCCTTCTATCATGTAGAGAGAAACTTTCCTTGTCGGGGAAAAAATAGATTAGAGACGAAAACATTTGTGTTCTTGATCGATATCGCTCGTGTATCTCCAGGGCGAATTTAAGATGAATAATTACCACACATAACACAACATCCCTGCTTTGATTACGGCTGGGGACTGTTGTTGAATGTCATACCCCAGTATCGCTATCTCCAAATTTCCTGTCCGTCTTTATACTGTCCATAATCTAATAATGAAGgcaaaaatgtcaaagaaaaggAGCGAGCTGCATGTAAGCTTAACTTGGCACGAAGACTGGAAGCAGGGAAAAGCTGCCAGTCTAGCTCTGTCCAAAGGCAACAATCTGCCTGCCAGCACGGAATACTTTTTTGGTGATTGCAGCCTGTCCCTTATTATCGTTGCTAATGTTTAGAAGCAGGGGCATGCTTTAAATCTATTGAGATTAATatggaattattttattttcagacgATCCGCTCACCACAAAACATGAAGAAAATCTCTGTGTATTTCACAAGGACACCGGAGTGATACTTTGGCCAGTTGGATGGTCCGTGCCTCTGTTTGAAAtgatagttgttgtttttttgtatttttaacctGAATTGACAGATAATACGCTTCTAAGAACACTGATCAAAATCTAAGTTACACCAGTGTGTGAACATGGGCTGCATAACTTGATATTCATTCAGAATAATTGCACGGCTGGTTATTATTTTGATTAGGCAATGGGTTTTACAGTTGCCTGCTACaccattttttttgtgctgtaCATAACCTCTGGTTGaaaaaacttgtattttgctGAGTAAAACCTTAATTTTACTCAAAAGTGACAGCTTCAGATATACTTGATCCACATTTAATAAAGTTGTTCAGCTGGTCAACCATGTACAAATCCTCAAATGCAGAGAGATTTTTAAATTCTTcttaaatacaatttatttgatCCACATCTTTTATATAGTTTTATGAACTTCactaagtttatttattgcttgCGTGTAGattgttgctttctttttttttttttttttgcttttttcaatcaaatctacatttacaaaatatttctttcattaatGTTGTTCATATGTACAAAAATAACCAATGATTGTTGCTTGGTTAAGTTGTATTTCATTGATGCAAATTTGCTGTCAGATTTTATTAAATTGAAAAGATTTTTCATGGTGTATGGCAAGTTATTGTTTACTATTTTTTTCATTGTGACCAATGTGCTGATGTAATAACATTACAGTCACACCAAGCAATCATATCATTAATGCATGGTTACAAGGGTTGCTTTATTTGAGATTAAAGTAATTCAAATGGATGAAAAGTTCTGTAAATGAAATGCTTGTCTTGCCTGTTAAGGTTCTCTTTTTATAACACGTTTACCCACAAACTACATTCTTCAATTCCGTGGATTtaatgttgtatatgttgtatTTTATAGTTATCCAGTTTTTTTCCAAAAGTTGGTTGGATGAAACACGTAAGAAGGCCTTTTCCGATAAAATACATTAAGCATAAGGCAAATGAATCTTAACACCTTCCATAGCTGCCACTCCTTAATCAACTGTACAACgtcacatatttatttttgcatgtcACATGTTCAGGGCCTTCGTTCTGCGCGACTTTATTGGTATAAAAAGTTTACAGTGGTTTAATTCGCGCCTTGTGATTGGCCCTCAGAGGCGTCACTCAATGACGTACACTTGTCAGGCTCTTGAGTCGAGCGAACAGTGAAGGGAGACAGACAGCGTCTGAACGGCTGCACTGGAAGTGTGTGATGGCTACCTAGCCTACTGAGCACGACGGCcagcaattgttttttttgaggCCCCAAAACGGAACTACCGCCCTTTATTCAACGACGAAGGTGGTTGGGACGACGTCGACGGAATGTGTACCCTGCTAACTTTTATGTGCTAACGTTAAATGAGACTTGTTCGTCGAGCGAAATTCAACTTCATCGATCGCCCGAAAACATTAACTCTTCTGAAAATACGTTGAACGGAAGTTCAGCCAGGATACATTATACGCGCTTGAAGACTTGTACTCTGTTTCATACGAAGAACTACATGAATTTAACGGTTCAACTATCCTTTGTAACTTGTCTTCCCCAACAGCGGTGCAAACTGTTTAGTAGTGGCGTACTTAAACGTCGGCTAATTTTAGCACGCTAGCTAGCGTCGGATACATTAGCTGGCATGCTAGCAGTACAGTAGTTCGCTACTGTCAGGACTTTACGACTAATTCCGGCCACGTTTGTCATGGCAATGTCTTTAATACGTGTTTCAACCGGAAGACTTTTTACCAATATGACgaaacagtaataaaaaaaacaaaaatccaaatTTTTGAAACTTAGGCCATAAATTTCGTATGTTTGCAACTGCGGAGAATGCCATGAGTTGCGGTTTAAGTTAGCTTCTTGGTTCGTGTTTTGAGGACCGTCCCCGTGTTCGAGAGTAGTAGTTATCCGAATGATGCAGTCTTGGGACATAGTCTAAACCACCATACCGAGCGACCATGTTGGATCACACCGAATAACATCAGCCTCGGAACAGGAGACGAGCTTCGAGTCGTGCGGTTGGCTCTGCGCCTTTTGTGCTAATGCGAACAGAAGAGGACAACTTTCACTTGCCCTAGGGACAAAACAGCTCGCCTGAAGTCTTCACCAATTTATGCATCGAAAATGTCGGCGATATCCGCATCCGAGAAAGTGGACGGGTTCACCAGAAAGTCCATGAGGAAGGCCCAGAAACAGAGAAAATCCCAAGGCTCGTCTCAGTACCGCACGCAGAGCGCCCCGGTGGAGCTTTCGCCGCTGCCGCAGCTCAAAGGTACGGTAAGAGGACGAATGGGGGTTCGGTCGGATGAATACGCGCTATTAGATCTGTAACACCGTGCGACCCGTGACCATGGGCAACACACCGGaatcaagttattttttttggtcaaaTATTGTCCCAGCTTCCCCGTCTACATCTTAGACTAATATGTTTTGAAAACCGGATGAACAACGACAACACGGTGGTTAAACTCGACAATATTTCATTAGAAACTATCTTTGGTGCACGAGTtgcccacaagtcattgcataCAAATACGCGACTGTCAAAGGGCGTTGCATTGTGTTAGTGCTATTAATATCAAATACTGCATTTTGTCCACagatctttttgttgttgttgttgcttccCTTGCAGCGTTGCTGCTTTGTTCTTGCTTCCCAAGTTGAGCTGTTAATACGGACATTGAGTAGCCTTACTGGAGCAGTCTGTGCTGGATTGACATCCAGAGAGATGTTGAAGGAGGGGGTAAGGGGGATTCATGCCCTTTGTGTCAAGGTGTTGTCGAGGACACAAAAGTGAGTACAAGGGCGAAACTATGCACGAGACCTGTGATTGGTCTGAATGTGTTGCTTGGCCTTTTCTCCTGTATGTTGATGGTGTACCACTATGTTGACAGGAAAGATAACGTTTGTACGGTTCAGCAATATTTTTCTTCATTGCTTGACAAGGTCGTTATTTGTGATTTTACAAAGCCATAGCCGGTGCAAACATAGAAATATAACTTGTGCTGTGCCAGAGAGACTGATGCAGGATTGCTGGTACGGCTCAACAAAGCAGCACATGAGATGGCGTAACTAACCATCCCAAGTAATTCCCAAAGAATTTGAACTTTTAGCCTGCAGCCAACAAGCCACACGATCCAAGAGGGATACTACTGCATACTTGATATTCTACCGATGTATTCTAGGTATGACCGTCCCTCCACCTGGACAAATCAGTGCTACCGGTTGAATATCAGTTCTTTTGGTTTTTAGAGCTTCTCTTTCCCTGGGATCATCTGTATGAGCGCTGGGTGTGTTCATTTCACTACAGGTCGAGCAATACGTCTTAATAGAATAGTGTAGTGGATATTACAGGACAGAATGTGAGCTGGAGGTCGGATGTGGTTTGGCATAATCGTGTGATTATTATGCCGGTCCACAAATAACTCTTTAATATGACAAATCTGAGCATGCACCTGGCTACGTACCCGTTGTTTGTCTTCCTGCAGTTAGGTCT includes the following:
- the dtl gene encoding denticleless protein homolog isoform X2 — translated: MLFRSIVDRGAGRRRLNALPVDPWPRYPLSSLLGGFECVRHDEHISYGSLGDSVPPFGLAFSSGNMQNVLAAANEEGIVRIYNTESREKPLVKEWLAHENAVFDIAWVPGEPHLVTAAGDQMAKLWDVNSGELLGTFKGHLCSLKSVAFTPWEKAVFCTGARDGNIIVWDTRCSKKDGFYRPVKQISGAHNKAVTSTPAKTKKRRSSTRGMAPSVGTQQSVTVVLFRDQNTLISSGAVDGVIKMWDLRKNYTAHRQEPVPLQAYPYPGSCMRMRLGYSGLVLDSTRSNVISNCTDDNIYMFNVSGMKTTPVAVFSGHENSSFYVKSSISPDDQFLASGSSDNNAYVWKISDPKHPPVMLQGHSEEVTSVAWCPTDFTKIASCSDDHTVRIWRLHREMDGAQSSVGEANLVGWARGPKSPSRPSIRAETTPAKIQRTESLGGLASPQLAACAPSGAALPLPSSTTSPVPSQEATAAAVRLRSPSSIQQWLSSPSRGSPGQVSPLGRRVLSPFPQSPASGPSPTERRAKRRLETGDGASAGCEGAEQCGCVTELHPAAKRSRGLSGVCCPAQGSRPQTDCHAEDNVEASSRQTGKENCSPREQDWLSAMGQKMRKGQGSPGAPRSPSSSKKQEGRAPASPTIRSPQNMKKISVYFTRTPE
- the dtl gene encoding denticleless protein homolog isoform X1, with the protein product MLFRSIVDRGAGRRRLNALPVDPWPRYPLSSLLGGFECVRHDEHISYGSLGDSVPPFGLAFSSAGNMQNVLAAANEEGIVRIYNTESREKPLVKEWLAHENAVFDIAWVPGEPHLVTAAGDQMAKLWDVNSGELLGTFKGHLCSLKSVAFTPWEKAVFCTGARDGNIIVWDTRCSKKDGFYRPVKQISGAHNKAVTSTPAKTKKRRSSTRGMAPSVGTQQSVTVVLFRDQNTLISSGAVDGVIKMWDLRKNYTAHRQEPVPLQAYPYPGSCMRMRLGYSGLVLDSTRSNVISNCTDDNIYMFNVSGMKTTPVAVFSGHENSSFYVKSSISPDDQFLASGSSDNNAYVWKISDPKHPPVMLQGHSEEVTSVAWCPTDFTKIASCSDDHTVRIWRLHREMDGAQSSVGEANLVGWARGPKSPSRPSIRAETTPAKIQRTESLGGLASPQLAACAPSGAALPLPSSTTSPVPSQEATAAAVRLRSPSSIQQWLSSPSRGSPGQVSPLGRRVLSPFPQSPASGPSPTERRAKRRLETGDGASAGCEGAEQCGCVTELHPAAKRSRGLSGVCCPAQGSRPQTDCHAEDNVEASSRQTGKENCSPREQDWLSAMGQKMRKGQGSPGAPRSPSSSKKQEGRAPASPTIRSPQNMKKISVYFTRTPE